The genomic window CCTGGGGCACCTTGGAAGAGGAGATCCCCGTCGCGCCCAGCATGGCGGCCGCCGGCACGGCGAAGATTCTCACGCCGGTGGACATCAGCACGCTGGAACCGCCCGGGCGGCTTGCGTCCGGTTTCGGCGAACTGGACCGCGTGCTGGGAGGCGGCTGGGTGCCCGGCGGCGTCGTGCTGCTGGGCGGTCAGCCTGGCATCGGCAAATCGACGCTGCTGCTGCAGGTCTGCGGACACATCTCGGCGGCGGGGCGCCGCGTGCTCTACATTTCCGGCGAAGAATCGCCGTCGCAGCTGGGGCTGCGCGCCAAACGGCTGAAAATTCTTCACGACGGGCTCGACGTCTGCTGTCACACGGTCATCGACGACGCTCTGGCGCTGGCGAAGGACCACAGCCTGATCGTGGTGGACAGCGTCCAGGCCATGCGTACGTCGCAGGCTGAAGGCTGGCCTGGCACGCCCACGCAGGTGCGCGCCACGGCGCAGGTTTGCGTTAATTACGCCAAGGAACACGGCGTTCCCATGGTGCTGGTCGGGCACATCACCAAGGAAGGACGCATCGCCGGTCCCATGCTGCTGGAGCACATGGTGGACGCGGTGATTATGTTCGCTGACGACAATTCGTCGGTGTACCGCACACTGCGGGCCAGCAAAAACCGCTACGGCGGTACCGACGAAATGGGCATTTTCGAGATGCGCAGCGACGGGCTGACGGAAGTTCCCGACCCCAGCTATCTTTACTGGAATCGATCCGACGGCGCTGTGTCGGGCGTCGTCATGACCGTGATCATGGAAGGCTCGCGGCCGCTGGTGGCCGAAATCCAAACGCTGGCGAGCGAGAGCAGCTTCGCCTATCCCAAGCGGGCCGGCATCGGTCTCGGCGCCAACAAGATCGGCATGCTGCTGGCCGTGTTGCAGAGCCGCTGCGCTCTGCCTTCGCTGCGCGACGACATTTACTGCAACGTCGCCGGCGGGCTGGAGATCCACGACCCCGGCGCCGATTTGGCGCTGGCGGCGTCGATGGCTTCGGCGCTGACGGGGAAGAATGTCCTGTCCGAATGCTGCCTGATCGGCGAAGTCGGATTGGCCGGCGAAGTGCGTCCCGTTTCTGGTCTGGCGCAGCGTTTGCGAGAAGCGGCGCGTTTGGGTTTCAAGCGCGCCGTGGTCAGCTCACGCGAGGAGAAGCCGCAGCTCGACGCTGAGATCGAACTGATTCGCGTGCTTTCGGTCAGCGAAGCGCTGGCCCGTGCCAATGTGGTTGAGCCATAGTTTTTCAAAATTTTGTGAATAGATCCCGAAAAACTGCTATAATCGCGGTGATTTTTTCTTGTCGCAAGAATTTTCGAGGAGGAAGTTTCCACATGGAATACGATTTCAGGTCAATTGAAAAAAAATGGCAAAACTACTGGGACGAGCACAAAACCTTCAAGACGTTCGAAGATCCCGCGGTGCCTGACGACAAGCGCCGCTACGTGCTGGACATGTTCCCCTATCCTTCGGGAGCGGGTCTGCACGTGGGGCATCCCGAAGGCTATACGGCGACGGATATTTATTGCCGTTATCTGCGCATGAACGGCTACAATGTGCTTCACCCGATGGGATTCGATTCTTTCGGACTGCCGGCCGAAAACTACGCCATCAAGACGGGCACTCATCCCAAGGTGACGACGGAGAAGAACATCGACATTTTCCGCGCTCAGATCAAATCACTGGGATTCAGCTATGACTGGGACCGCGAAGTCTCCACCTGCGATCCCGAATATTACAAGTGGACTCAGTGGCTGTTTTTGCAGATATTCAAGAAAGGGCTGGCCTACGAAGCGCAGATCCCCATCAACTGGTGTCCTTCGTGCCAGACGGGACTGGCGAATGAGGAAGTCAAAGAAGGCCATTGCGAACGCTGCGGCCATCAAGTGCATCGCCGCAACCTGCGCCAGTGGGTGCTGAAGATCACGGACTACGCCGAGCGCCTGTTGAACGATGTGGACAAGCTCGATTGGCCCGAGCCGATCAAAATCATGCAGCGCAACTGGATCGGCAAGAGCGTCGGCGCTGAAGTGACCTTCGAGATCGAGGGCGGTCACGGCAATCTCAAAGTTTACACGACTCGTCCCGACACTCTTTTCGGCGTCACCTACATGGTGCTGTCGCCGGAACATCCGATGGTGGAGAAGATCACGACCTCCGCATGCCGCGAAGCGGTGCGGGAATACGTGCGCGAGGCCTCGCTCAAGTCGGAGCTCGAACGGACGGAACTGAACAAAGAAAAAACCGGCGTCTTCACCGGCGCGTATGCGGTCAACCCGTTGAACGAGCAGCGCGTGCCGATTTGGATCTCCGATTACGTTTTGATCTCCTACGGTACCGGCGCCATCATGGCCGTGCCGGCGCACGACGGCCGCGACTGGGAATTCGCCAAAAAATTCGGCCTGCCTATCGTCGAAGTCCTGAAAGGCGACGTGGACGTGCAGGAAGAAGTTTACGAAGGCGACGGCCCCCATGTCAATTCCGGCTTCCTCGACGGCCTTGGCATGCAGGAGGCAATCGATGCGGTCATTGCGTGGCTGGAAGAACATGGCAAAGGCAAAAAAGCCGTCAACTACAAACTGCGCGACTGGATTTTCTCGCGTCAGCGCTACTGGGGCGAACCCATGCCGCTGATCCATTGCCCGCACTGCGGCACCGTGCCCGTTCCCGAGGAGCAGCTGCCTCTGCTGCTGCCCGAGGTGAAGAAGTATGAACCGACTGGTACCGGCGAATCGCCGCTGGCCAACGTGGAAGAATGGGTGAACACGCCCTGCCCCGTCTGCGGCGCGCCCGCCCGGCGCGAGACCAACACCATGCCCCAGTGGGCCGGTTCGTGCTGGTACTATTTACGCTTCCTTGACCCGCACAACGACAAGGAATTTGCGGCCCGCGACACAATCGACTACTGGATGCCGGTCGACCTGTACGTAGGCGGCGCCGAACACGCCGTGCTTCACCTGCTGTACGCCCGCTTCTGGCACAAAGTGTTCTATGATCTTGGCCTGGTCAACACGGACGAACCTTTTGCCCGCCTCGTCAACCAGGGCATGATTACGTCCTTCGCCTATCAGCGTCCCGACAAATCCTTGGTCGCCGTGGATCAGGTGGAAGAACTTGCCCCCGACATGTTCGTCGAAAAGGGAACCGGCGTGAAGCTGGAGCGCGTCGTCGCCAAGATGTCGAAGTCGCTCAAGAACGTCATCAACCCCGACGAGATCGTCAAGAACTATGGCGCCGATTCGCTGCGGCTGTACGAGATGTTCATGGGGCCGCTGCAGATGTCCAAACCCTGGTCCACGCAGGGGCTTCAAGGCGTGTACCGCTTCCTCGAAAAGGTCTGGAAGCTGGGCGAAAAGCCCCTCAGCGACGAGCCGGTGCCGGCCGAACTGGAAAAGACGCTGCACCGGACCATCAAGAAGGTGAGCGACGATACGGCGACGCTGAACTTCAACACCGCCATTTCGCAGATGATGGTGCTG from Pyramidobacter piscolens W5455 includes these protein-coding regions:
- the radA gene encoding DNA repair protein RadA — encoded protein: MAKKDGKRYCCIECGYVSLVPSGKCPRCGAWGTLEEEIPVAPSMAAAGTAKILTPVDISTLEPPGRLASGFGELDRVLGGGWVPGGVVLLGGQPGIGKSTLLLQVCGHISAAGRRVLYISGEESPSQLGLRAKRLKILHDGLDVCCHTVIDDALALAKDHSLIVVDSVQAMRTSQAEGWPGTPTQVRATAQVCVNYAKEHGVPMVLVGHITKEGRIAGPMLLEHMVDAVIMFADDNSSVYRTLRASKNRYGGTDEMGIFEMRSDGLTEVPDPSYLYWNRSDGAVSGVVMTVIMEGSRPLVAEIQTLASESSFAYPKRAGIGLGANKIGMLLAVLQSRCALPSLRDDIYCNVAGGLEIHDPGADLALAASMASALTGKNVLSECCLIGEVGLAGEVRPVSGLAQRLREAARLGFKRAVVSSREEKPQLDAEIELIRVLSVSEALARANVVEP
- the leuS gene encoding leucine--tRNA ligase translates to MEYDFRSIEKKWQNYWDEHKTFKTFEDPAVPDDKRRYVLDMFPYPSGAGLHVGHPEGYTATDIYCRYLRMNGYNVLHPMGFDSFGLPAENYAIKTGTHPKVTTEKNIDIFRAQIKSLGFSYDWDREVSTCDPEYYKWTQWLFLQIFKKGLAYEAQIPINWCPSCQTGLANEEVKEGHCERCGHQVHRRNLRQWVLKITDYAERLLNDVDKLDWPEPIKIMQRNWIGKSVGAEVTFEIEGGHGNLKVYTTRPDTLFGVTYMVLSPEHPMVEKITTSACREAVREYVREASLKSELERTELNKEKTGVFTGAYAVNPLNEQRVPIWISDYVLISYGTGAIMAVPAHDGRDWEFAKKFGLPIVEVLKGDVDVQEEVYEGDGPHVNSGFLDGLGMQEAIDAVIAWLEEHGKGKKAVNYKLRDWIFSRQRYWGEPMPLIHCPHCGTVPVPEEQLPLLLPEVKKYEPTGTGESPLANVEEWVNTPCPVCGAPARRETNTMPQWAGSCWYYLRFLDPHNDKEFAARDTIDYWMPVDLYVGGAEHAVLHLLYARFWHKVFYDLGLVNTDEPFARLVNQGMITSFAYQRPDKSLVAVDQVEELAPDMFVEKGTGVKLERVVAKMSKSLKNVINPDEIVKNYGADSLRLYEMFMGPLQMSKPWSTQGLQGVYRFLEKVWKLGEKPLSDEPVPAELEKTLHRTIKKVSDDTATLNFNTAISQMMVLVNEAGKADVCYRGMMDVFARLLSPYAPHLAEELWAKIGNAPCVSLAKWPEYDERLTVSETVTVPVQFSGKVREKLELPAGLDKDALLAAVMADQAVKRRLEGKTIVKTIVVPGKLVNLVVK